In one Sandaracinaceae bacterium genomic region, the following are encoded:
- the tuf gene encoding elongation factor Tu: MGKEKFVRNKPHINVGTIGHIDHGKTTLTAAITKVMADKHGGNVISYQDVAKGGTVRDATKTVTIATSHVEYQTEARHYAHVDCPGHADYVKNMITGAAQMDGAILVVSGVDGPMPQTKEHVLLARQVGVPTMVVFLNKVDAVDDPDLLELVEMEVRELLSKYQYDGDNTPIVRGSALLAIQGKEMGVNSIVALMDAVDSHIPTPERDVDKPFLMAIEDVFSIKGRGTVVTGRIERGKIHPQDEVEILGFVAPQKTVVTGVEMFRKLLDEGTAGDNVGCLLRGIEKDAVSRGQVLAKPGSSKTHTKFECEVYVLKKEEGGRHKPFLANYTPQFYMRTMDVTGKISLPEEVKMVMPGDNVKMTVELIYPVAMEEKQRFAIREGGRTVGAGVVATILA; this comes from the coding sequence ATGGGCAAAGAAAAGTTCGTTCGCAATAAGCCGCATATCAACGTCGGGACCATCGGTCACATCGACCATGGCAAGACCACGCTGACGGCGGCGATCACCAAGGTGATGGCCGACAAGCACGGCGGCAACGTGATCTCGTACCAGGACGTGGCCAAGGGCGGCACCGTTCGCGACGCGACGAAGACCGTGACGATCGCCACCAGCCACGTGGAGTACCAGACCGAGGCGCGTCACTACGCCCACGTCGACTGCCCGGGTCACGCGGACTACGTGAAGAACATGATCACGGGCGCCGCGCAGATGGACGGCGCCATCCTCGTGGTGTCCGGCGTGGACGGCCCCATGCCGCAGACCAAGGAGCACGTGCTCCTCGCGCGTCAGGTCGGCGTGCCCACCATGGTCGTCTTCCTGAACAAGGTGGACGCGGTGGATGACCCCGACCTGCTCGAGCTGGTCGAGATGGAAGTCCGCGAGCTCCTCAGCAAGTACCAGTACGACGGCGACAACACGCCCATCGTGCGTGGCTCCGCGCTGCTCGCCATCCAGGGCAAGGAGATGGGCGTCAACTCCATCGTCGCGCTCATGGACGCGGTCGACTCGCACATCCCGACGCCGGAGCGCGACGTGGACAAGCCGTTCCTGATGGCCATCGAGGACGTGTTCTCGATCAAGGGCCGCGGCACCGTGGTCACCGGCCGCATCGAGCGCGGCAAGATCCACCCGCAGGACGAGGTCGAGATCCTCGGCTTCGTGGCGCCCCAGAAGACCGTCGTCACCGGCGTCGAGATGTTCCGCAAGCTGCTCGACGAGGGCACGGCCGGCGACAACGTGGGCTGCCTCCTCCGCGGCATCGAGAAGGACGCCGTCTCGCGCGGCCAGGTCCTCGCGAAGCCGGGCTCGTCCAAGACGCACACCAAGTTCGAGTGCGAGGTCTACGTCCTGAAGAAGGAAGAGGGCGGCCGTCACAAGCCGTTCCTCGCCAACTACACCCCGCAGTTCTACATGCGGACCATGGACGTCACCGGCAAGATCAGCCTGCCGGAAGAGGTCAAGATGGTGATGCCCGGCGACAACGTGAAGATGACCGTCGAGCTGATCTACCCCGTCGCGATGGAAGAGAAGCAGCGCTTCGCCATCCGCGAGGGCGGTCGCACCGTCGGCGCCGGCGTCGTCGCCACCATTCTTGCGTGA
- the fusA gene encoding elongation factor G, translating to MARQFPLQRTRNIGIMAHIDAGKTTTTERILYYTGVNYKIGEVHDGAATMDYMEQEQERGITITSAATTCFWTPNEGLNTSDQFRINIIDTPGHVDFTIEVERSLRVLDGAVAVFDGKQGVEPQSETVWRQADRYKVPRMCFINKMDKVGADFNRALRSIKERLNAPAVAIQIPLGEETALEGVIDIVRMRALRFKDDKLGAEWDVIPIPAESEFAAQEARETLIEKVAEIDDRLMARYLDGDTNFTDLEILAAVRVGCLSHRMVPVLCGSAFKNKGVQQLLDAIVDFMPSPVDIADMVGEHPDDPEKKVTRKASDDEPFSALAFKILNDPFVGQLTFFRVYSGTLASGTTVLNSTKGKRERIGRILLMHANNREEIKEIHAGNIGAAVGLKTATTGDTLCDEKHPVIFERMDFPQPVISIAIEAKTKADQSKLSEGISKLAAEDPSFRAHTDEESGQTIISGMGELHLEIIVDRLRREWKVEANVGAPQVAYRETITETVKAEGRYIKQTGGRGQFGHCWIELGPSEPGAGYVFENKLVGGVIPKEFIPAIQKGIGDAMTRGVLAGYPVIDCRAAVFDGSYHDVDSSAAAFEVAGSLAFQEAAQKAGIQLLEPVMQVEVRTPEDYMGDVIGDLNSRRGSITGMEEVPGLKIISATVPFANMFGYVNDLRSKTQGRAVHTMSFKEYQPVPRNISDEIIAKAKGE from the coding sequence TTGGCTCGCCAGTTCCCACTTCAACGCACCCGAAATATCGGCATTATGGCCCATATTGACGCGGGGAAGACCACGACGACGGAGCGCATCCTCTATTACACGGGGGTGAACTACAAGATCGGCGAGGTCCACGATGGGGCTGCGACCATGGACTACATGGAGCAGGAGCAGGAGCGTGGCATCACGATCACGTCGGCTGCGACCACGTGCTTCTGGACGCCGAACGAGGGGTTGAACACGTCGGATCAGTTCCGCATCAACATCATCGACACGCCGGGTCACGTGGACTTCACCATCGAGGTGGAGCGCTCACTGCGGGTGTTGGATGGTGCCGTGGCCGTGTTCGACGGCAAGCAGGGCGTGGAGCCGCAGTCCGAGACCGTGTGGCGCCAAGCGGACCGCTACAAGGTCCCGCGCATGTGCTTCATCAACAAGATGGACAAGGTTGGCGCCGACTTCAATCGCGCGCTCCGGTCCATCAAAGAGCGGCTCAATGCGCCGGCCGTGGCCATCCAGATCCCTCTGGGCGAAGAGACCGCGCTCGAGGGTGTCATCGACATCGTGCGCATGCGCGCCCTCCGCTTCAAAGACGACAAGCTCGGCGCGGAGTGGGATGTCATCCCGATTCCGGCGGAGTCCGAGTTCGCCGCGCAAGAAGCCCGCGAGACGCTCATCGAGAAGGTGGCCGAGATCGACGACCGCCTCATGGCGCGTTACCTCGATGGCGACACCAACTTCACGGACCTCGAGATCCTGGCTGCCGTGCGCGTCGGGTGTCTCAGCCACCGCATGGTGCCCGTGCTCTGCGGCTCGGCGTTCAAGAACAAGGGCGTGCAGCAGCTGCTCGACGCCATCGTGGACTTCATGCCCTCGCCCGTGGACATCGCCGACATGGTCGGTGAGCACCCGGACGATCCCGAAAAGAAGGTCACCCGCAAGGCCTCGGACGACGAGCCGTTCAGCGCGCTCGCCTTCAAGATCCTCAACGACCCCTTCGTGGGTCAGCTGACCTTCTTCCGCGTCTACTCGGGCACCCTCGCGAGCGGCACCACGGTGCTCAACTCCACCAAGGGCAAGCGTGAGCGCATCGGCCGCATCCTCCTGATGCATGCCAACAACCGCGAAGAGATCAAAGAGATCCACGCGGGCAACATCGGCGCTGCCGTGGGCCTCAAGACGGCCACCACCGGCGACACGCTCTGCGACGAGAAGCACCCCGTCATCTTCGAGCGCATGGACTTCCCCCAGCCGGTCATCTCGATCGCGATCGAGGCGAAGACCAAGGCGGATCAGAGCAAGCTCAGCGAGGGCATCAGCAAGCTGGCGGCCGAGGATCCGAGCTTTCGCGCACACACCGACGAAGAGTCCGGCCAGACCATCATCAGCGGCATGGGCGAGCTGCACCTCGAGATCATCGTGGACCGCCTGCGCCGTGAGTGGAAGGTGGAGGCCAACGTCGGCGCGCCGCAGGTCGCGTACCGCGAGACCATCACCGAGACCGTCAAGGCCGAGGGGCGCTACATCAAGCAGACCGGCGGTCGTGGTCAGTTCGGCCACTGCTGGATCGAGCTCGGACCCAGCGAGCCCGGCGCGGGCTACGTGTTCGAGAACAAGCTCGTCGGCGGCGTCATCCCGAAAGAGTTCATCCCGGCCATCCAGAAGGGCATCGGCGACGCCATGACCCGCGGTGTGCTGGCGGGCTATCCCGTGATTGACTGTCGCGCGGCTGTCTTCGACGGCAGCTATCACGACGTGGACTCGAGCGCGGCTGCTTTCGAGGTCGCGGGATCACTCGCATTCCAAGAGGCGGCACAGAAAGCTGGAATTCAGCTTCTCGAACCCGTAATGCAGGTTGAGGTTCGCACGCCGGAGGACTATATGGGGGACGTCATCGGCGACCTCAACTCCCGTCGTGGCTCCATTACCGGAATGGAAGAAGTGCCGGGGCTGAAGATCATCAGCGCCACCGTGCCCTTCGCCAACATGTTCGGCTACGTGAACGACCTTCGCTCCAAGACACAGGGGCGCGCGGTCCACACGATGAGCTTCAAAGAATACCAACCCGTGCCCCGCAATATTTCGGACGAGATCATTGCGAAGGCCAAGGGTGAGTGA
- the rpsG gene encoding 30S ribosomal protein S7: MSRRRQADKRQVLPDAKYGEKVVAKFANILMFGGKKSTAEGILYGAFTIIEERYKQEPLEVFKKALDQVKPRVEVKSRRVGGATYQVPVEVRNDRRTALAMRWLVSYSRRRGEKSMVERLAAELVEAAQGRGAAVKKREDTHKMADANKAFAHYRW; this comes from the coding sequence ATGAGTCGTCGCCGCCAAGCAGATAAGCGCCAAGTTCTCCCGGACGCCAAGTACGGTGAGAAGGTCGTCGCCAAGTTCGCCAACATCCTGATGTTCGGTGGCAAGAAGTCCACCGCCGAGGGCATCCTCTACGGAGCCTTCACCATCATCGAAGAGCGCTACAAGCAGGAGCCCCTCGAGGTCTTCAAGAAGGCTCTCGACCAGGTCAAGCCCCGCGTGGAGGTCAAGAGCCGCCGCGTTGGTGGCGCCACCTACCAGGTGCCCGTGGAGGTCCGCAACGACCGCCGCACCGCCCTGGCCATGCGCTGGCTCGTGTCCTACTCCCGCCGTCGCGGCGAGAAGAGCATGGTCGAGCGTCTCGCCGCCGAGCTCGTGGAAGCCGCTCAGGGCCGCGGCGCCGCCGTGAAGAAGCGTGAAGACACGCACAAGATGGCCGACGCCAACAAGGCGTTCGCGCACTACCGCTGGTGA
- a CDS encoding 30S ribosomal protein S12, translated as MPTINQLVRHGRQKLVVKTDSPALQRCPQKRGVCVRVYTTTPKKPNSALRKVARVRLSNGIEATTYIPGEGHNLQEHSVVLIRGGRVKDLPGVRYHVVRGTLDATGAAGPSNTNKATRTKRRSKYGVKRPKS; from the coding sequence ATGCCGACTATCAATCAGCTCGTCCGCCACGGACGCCAGAAGCTCGTCGTCAAGACGGACTCCCCCGCGCTCCAGCGCTGCCCTCAGAAGCGCGGTGTGTGCGTCCGTGTCTACACGACCACGCCCAAGAAGCCGAACTCCGCCCTCCGCAAGGTTGCGCGCGTGCGCCTCTCCAACGGGATCGAGGCCACCACGTACATTCCGGGTGAGGGTCACAACCTTCAAGAGCACTCCGTGGTGCTGATCCGCGGCGGTCGCGTCAAGGACCTCCCGGGTGTGCGCTACCACGTGGTGCGCGGCACGCTCGACGCCACCGGCGCGGCGGGTCCCTCCAACACGAACAAGGCGACGCGCACCAAGCGTCGCTCGAAGTACGGCGTCAAGCGCCCGAAGAGCTGA